The genome window aaatggtcaaaatacaGTATAGGCCCCCAGCTGTCAATGGGGCAGTAAAAGGTTAATGtaacattaggtacagatatgtataacTTACTTTTGGTACCTTTTTTGAGATACCAGTATGTGCCTCTGAAGTagttactaatatgaactctttaggtgcaaagctgtgctttttgaaagggtacagccccagtaaCAGTGGGACTGTTTGGAGAGTGTTTTGTAATGCACTGGTTAGTTAGGTTTTTGGCTGGATGTGATAATCCTATCAGGCGAATGGTGCCACATAGACTGCAGGGCATCGTGCCCGATCCAGATCcttattaaaacacaaagagctcTTCACTGTGAGACCGCTGTTTACACAATACTGCTGTGTCACATAATGCTGTTCGTGTTTGATGGAGGATGTGGATAATGCGGCTCTTGCTCGCGTAGATCTGGAAAGAAAGGTGGAATCACTACTGGAGGAGATCGCCTTCCTGAGAAAACTTCATGAAGAGGTGGGAAACCTTTATATTGAATAATAATCATTTGATATTAAACAATAAACCTTTTCTGTACTTATATGCAACTTTCtatgtaactgcatagcaaccacACAAATCAATGTTGCGTTAAGGCAGCAAGTTTTGGAGAAAAACATCACTCggattttcatcagaaattttGATCTGGTTTGcacataacacaaaacaaaacatgtacAACAGATGCTGAGAATGTACTGCATACGAATCTCTCATTCGTTCTCTCTGTAGGAGCTGGCCGAGCTGCAGGCACAGATCCAGGACCAGCAGATGCACGTGGACATGGATTTGGCTAAACCTGACCTAACAGCTGCTCTCAGAGATGTTAGGTCTCAATATGAGAACCTGGCCACCAAAAACATCCACGAGTCGGAAGGGTGGTACAAATCAAAGGTGCATTTCCTCATCATTTTTTTTGGGATGAAAAATTATCCTTGCTCAGACCAGTAGTTACACCCCCAATTCAGTtgcttttactttttttgtgtttttccttTGTGTACAGTGTTGTTGTGGGTGTTTTCATCCACTAGAGGGTTTTTtactcttaatttggccacaactttctctctgttttagcaaattaaatgatttcaaattttttatttacatatatttgaagAAAATGCTtggaaatttttcaaaaactcaaagATATACCGTGgacaaatttactaccctttcgtgttgttagtggatgaaaacatccactaaacACGCACGAATGCacgcacccacacacacacacacacacacacacacacacacacacacacacacaaaacaaactaatatgcttttattatggagttatactccataaaacacaatgtacaagccagaaattaagctttgtttttgcacagggCTACTAAAGgtttaatggtgccacatggtgatcaacagtaaaaatgacaaatttgaccTCTTAGCCAAAGGAAAACCCACCAAcaatcaaaaatgcatgataataaggtgtcatccctactgaaaaatccagctgaGACCAGCATAGggtggtgagctggttttagcttgtccccagcttggttttagctggttttgctggtgtaggaagctggtctagctgtgttttggttacattttaagatggtctagctggacttagctggtcatgctggaataccagctgacccaccagcatgaccagctttgtcaggctgggaggaccagcataaaccaccttaaaccagctcaAACCAGCTACCaccttatgctggttttagctggatttttcagtagggatagctgtgcaataaaaaaaagtggttataatggaagtcaatggggcaaaaacagccactaacaataaatgagggagaaaaaaataaaaactgatgctgcacaaaaactaaaaatgctccaatgccaatgtttttaccaatctttgacatgcccaagaccgcgaaaaaggttttaaaaaatccagtttACAATCACTTTCTACACTGAAAATCTGTCAAttttggcaattaaagagttaaaatcatgacatttttgtgaagatttggtagttttgatcagtactgaggttgattaacagatgtATGTAagatgtatgtattttatgtaaaaaaaaaggttcatctgatacatttttatagccgtTGTGTCACGGTGGGATTAAACACCGAATAATGAAAACTAaagatgaacccaaacgcagacaaaGAGTACGAAAATaaactatatatttattaaaacagaacagaaacacccacgtgggggtaaaacagaatatAAACTAAACACTGTGATGGGACACAAACTTAAACAGGAACAACAGGAACAGATCTTAAACACGGAATACATGAATACACTACACTCTCAATAATTAcgacaacgcacgcacacacgacagagaacacgagggcattataaagacaccacatcaatggggaacaggtgaacataattaattacgtaagacacgagtacataagggagtagggtgaaagtgacaagacactgggaacacgtgacacaaatacataatatgaaaacacgtgttcccacacagcacacaatgctgccataatcTTGCCCTCTGAAATAAGACCTGAATCTACacaaaggtctggcaagaccatgacagcgacaagacactgggaacacgtggaagccacacatACTATAAGACTCCACATGCTCCCACAccgaacatagtactgtcatggtcttgccaggtactcagacctgagtctagtacaaaagatctggcaagcccatgacacGTTGattttagtggatgttttcatccaccaACAGCACGAAAGGCAGTAAACTTGAacaatgtaaaagggttaataTACACAAGGAAAAAACACTAAAAAAGCTCTTCTTATGGACAGTTTGCTGATCTGACAGAGGCGGCCAACCGGAATAATGAGGCGTTGCGATTTGCCAAGCAGGAGGCCAATGAATATCGCCGACAGGTGCAGGCGCTCACCTGTGAAGTGGATGCTCTTAAGGGTGCTGTAAGTATATTCACAGACAAGAAACATACTGTTGTGTATGTACACAAAgccccagacagcagacgactctgggccggatctgCACCGGATCAGCGCCAGAGCTGTTGACTTCGGCACAGATCCGGagcggatccggcccagagtcgtctgctgttaCAGTGATAAAGCAAGCTTTGGTACTCATGGGTACGATAGAGTTACCTTCAAAATCTGTTATTATTTAAGCTGGCTTGATACGTTAACAGTTTAACTTTTTCGGTTTCAAATATTGTCTTTAAATTGTTGCTCTTCTATGACAGTAGGCTATGACCATgctctcttaaagggacactccacttttttttaaaatatgctcattttccagctccgtacagttaaacatttgattttttacctttttaccattcagctgatctccgggtctggcgctagcacttttagcatagcttagcataatccattgaatccgattagaccattagcatcgcacctaaaaaataaccaaaggaattcaatatttttcctatttacaacttggctcttctgtagttacattttgtactaagaccgacagaaaattaaaagttgtgattttctaggcagatatggttaggaactataatctcattctggcgtaataatcaaggagtttgctgccgtaacatggctgcaggaggcgcattGATGTTACGcagcacccgaaaatagtcccctgctattgaatgttaccaaggggactatcggctgctgcgtaatagtccggcagcaaaatccttgaactctaggggagctggaaaatgagcacatttaaaaaaaaagtagagtgtccctttaaatccacTGACTTTGTCTGTAAATGTTCATTCCTGCCCCTGAAGAATGAATCTCTGGAGCGTCAGATGAGGGAGAGAGAGGACACCTTTGCAATGGAGTCGTCTTGTTCACAGGATAATATTGCTTGTCTGGAAGAGGACCTTCATAACATAAAGGATGAGATGGCGAGACACCTTCATGAGTATCAGGATCTGCTCAACATCAAGATGGCCCTGGACATCGAGATCGCCACCTACAGGAAACTTCTGGAGGGAGAGGAGAGCAGGTGCACATTGTCCATCAATTTAAGAATGAAAATTTTTGGACAtgctgtaaaaaattagctgtaattatgcagctggttgccagtaacttactgtagaagataaagactgaaaatgtttcatgttcatttaactttaaataaactgttgcctgtaaataacatcaacgtaaaatctacagtaagttactggcagctagttgccagtaatacccattaatactgtaatttctacagattttttttacggTGCAGTTCAACTTGACCTATCATTGACCTTAATTGATTTGGATGTATTTTTTGGGCACACTTATGTGTACACAACCAATGTGTGTTTTATACTGATGTTTGTGTTAATTTTCTTGCCTGTAGAATTGCAACGCCTCTTCCAAACTTCCCCTCCTTAAATCTGAGAGGTAAGTCACAAACAACTCATAAAAATGGGTTTGTCTATTTCAGTTCAAGATATTCTTGCTTTTTTACAGAAACAGCAATCGAGCCCAAGCTTTTAACAGAAACCGCAACTACTAAGAAAGTGATCATCAAGACCATTGAGACCAGAGATGGTCAGGTATGTGCTGATCTACTGCATTCAtggaaaaatgtcatttttgttgttgttgtaataAACCTACAGTTATTATAATTTCAAATTAGTAGTTTAATTTTTGTCTCTCATGAATtcttctgttgttgttttttaagttgatcaaTGAATCCACTCAGAACCAGGATGACCTGTGAACAAACGGTTTATCTTGCACTGCAATCGATCAACTGCAGCTCCGTGTGCCTCCATTTAATGTGATGTGACCTGTTTCCAAGTGCCTTTATGTGCCTAAATTAACCCAAAATGTGATAGCACACAAGCATTACCTGTAGAATAAACTGTGAATCTTTATTTCTCCGAAAGTACACCCTTATACATAAAGAGTGCACATTATCTGTAACTAAATTGaacatattaaaggaatagtctactcgttttcaatattaaaatatgttattaccttaactaagaattaggggtgtgacgagatctcgtcttggactcgcctgaaaagtccgctccccttctccctctcataatgggagagggagggtgttactgcgccaagtcgaagtactcccaaaagtgctattacgccataaaatatagttcctcttttaaatccgcttagaaaagcgctacgttttattttgtaccaccaaacttgctcgtataactactcgtcttaaataggaaaaacgttgatgtgtttggtcacttctaactgtatctctaaatggtaccattgaatgaatggggctaagctaaatgctatcgaagcgtcgcagcgcgctccagcgcttacgtgcacgcacacagatgatagagggatgattcaacagttcttagttgaggtaataacatattttggtattgaaaatgagtagactattacTTTAAGCTATGTACTCCCTTTTAAAGAGTatcgtcccagtgacagcttttgtacctttttctgattTTGTTTAAGTGCCTGAACctgcttttatttttcttgcaacATTAGTGAGtcaaacataaaacataactTAGAACAACAAAGATGAGTtgctttttgtatttttaatttgtttaaaacaggggcgtagccagaattttatttttggggggtcCTATCCTAAAATGAGGGGGCAACTCATATATATAcaaactaaacataaaaaacGGAGGTTTTTCAacgggtataagtttttaaaatgtatttaaactacaaaacaggtaaaccttttctttaaatttcggtTATGACATGGAAAATATCTGCACAGAACCTAATTTATGCCTGACACGcttgtctttcttgtgattttaatattatggtcggtgttcactttcaaatgatagaaaagagattactgaaataaataatataagaatcaTCAGTTGTTTCTGTACCTAAAGTGAAAAGAGAcgatcaaagtcaaagcaagcaagcaggtattctgtgctaaataataatgcgtagtgtctataaaacaatacattttagcgtttttcttgttttaaattaacatttaatgaattgtatataaagcttagtttttatcacttacagtaacaatcacaaaatgtcatttgtcgtttttttcgtaaaattaaataaaaacactgaattgtagccggggtttccaaggcaggatcacatttgtaatattttttaagcttaattatcaaatttttttgttatatctttgtgaaatgttctgtagatcgtggctttaaaatgttatgaggaatgattaaacaaatgtttatgttgccttacattttaccttaaaaaatgatATGAATGCATcatcagttttgtcttcgttcatcacttgaaagacagttttggtcactttatcagaaagttctttctgtgtgctgcttgtgaaagaaagaaaaaaaaaaaaaaaatatatatatatatatatatatatatatatatatatatatatatatatatatatatatatatatatatatatatatatatatgatgtagATGGCAAATTGTCACCAAATATTAATGAACTCTCATGTGAAGATGACAGCCTAAGTTACGCACAACAACGCGTGACATGAGCTAATCCAACCAATTTACCGcgcagcattttgattggtcaatcAGACtaacaattt of Misgurnus anguillicaudatus chromosome 2, ASM2758022v2, whole genome shotgun sequence contains these proteins:
- the viml gene encoding vimentin like, encoding MSTSSYRKRFGDVTRSSEYSSRRFSRPVRASRGPFGVSAAPVIYATRSSKVRSSRVTQDNLDFNLSDALNAEFKTNRMNEKTQKQSLNDRFASYIEKVRVLEQQNKMLSAELELVRGNRSSRVADLYEEEMRELRRQVDQLTTEKTRVEVTRDNLYEDIERLREKLQDEILQREEAENNTRSFRQDVDNAALARVDLERKVESLLEEIAFLRKLHEEELAELQAQIQDQQMHVDMDLAKPDLTAALRDVRSQYENLATKNIHESEGWYKSKFADLTEAANRNNEALRFAKQEANEYRRQVQALTCEVDALKGANESLERQMREREDTFAMESSCSQDNIACLEEDLHNIKDEMARHLHEYQDLLNIKMALDIEIATYRKLLEGEESRIATPLPNFPSLNLRETAIEPKLLTETATTKKVIIKTIETRDGQLINESTQNQDDL